Proteins encoded by one window of Roseibium sp. Sym1:
- a CDS encoding formamidase, translating to MSGLGGLNKAPNGVVLGMVQLQLPTVVSEIDLANQTQVIVDMVAKARRNMPTMDMVVFPEYALHGLSMDTNPDIMCTLDGPEVAAFKQACVDNDIWGCFSIMELNPGGMPYNSGLIIDNTGELKLYYRKMHPWVPVEPWEPGDQGIPVIDGPNGCKMALIICHDGMFPEMARECAYKGAEIMIRTAGYTAPIRDSWKFTNQSNAFCNLMVTANVCMCGTDGTFDSMGEGMIVNFDGTILAHGTSGRPNEIITAEVRPDLVREARINWGVENNIYQFGHRGYVAVKGGAQDCPYTYMTDLAAGRYRLPWEDEVLHTDGTSCGFEKPVRRFGENALSDAAE from the coding sequence ATGAGCGGACTTGGAGGATTGAACAAAGCCCCGAACGGTGTGGTCCTGGGCATGGTGCAACTGCAGCTGCCGACCGTGGTGAGCGAGATCGATCTCGCGAACCAGACACAGGTGATCGTCGACATGGTGGCCAAGGCGCGGCGCAACATGCCGACCATGGACATGGTCGTCTTTCCGGAATACGCGCTGCACGGCCTGTCGATGGACACCAACCCTGACATCATGTGCACGCTCGACGGTCCGGAAGTCGCCGCCTTCAAGCAGGCCTGTGTCGACAACGACATCTGGGGCTGCTTCTCCATCATGGAACTGAACCCGGGTGGCATGCCCTACAACTCCGGCCTGATCATCGACAACACGGGCGAACTGAAGCTCTATTACCGCAAGATGCATCCCTGGGTTCCGGTGGAACCGTGGGAACCGGGCGACCAGGGCATCCCGGTGATCGACGGTCCGAACGGCTGCAAGATGGCGCTGATCATCTGCCATGACGGCATGTTCCCGGAGATGGCCCGCGAATGCGCCTACAAGGGTGCGGAAATCATGATCCGGACGGCCGGCTACACGGCCCCGATCCGCGACAGCTGGAAATTCACCAACCAGTCCAACGCCTTCTGCAATCTCATGGTGACCGCCAATGTCTGCATGTGCGGCACGGACGGTACCTTCGACAGCATGGGTGAAGGCATGATCGTCAATTTCGACGGCACCATCCTGGCCCATGGCACCAGCGGCCGGCCGAACGAGATCATCACGGCCGAGGTTCGTCCGGACCTGGTGCGTGAGGCCCGGATCAACTGGGGGGTGGAAAACAACATCTACCAGTTCGGACATCGCGGCTATGTCGCGGTGAAGGGCGGGGCCCAGGATTGCCCCTACACCTACATGACCGATCTGGCCGCCGGCCGCTACCGCCTGCCCTGGGAGGACGAGGTCCTGCACACGGACGGCACTTCCTGCGGCTTCGAGAAACCGGTGCGCCGCTTCGGCGAAAACGCCCTCAGCGACGCAGCGGAGTGA
- a CDS encoding ABC transporter permease, with translation MSGDAGLMTVLLAMFAGAIRVSTPFLFVSLGEMLTEKSGRINLGLEGTLVFGAMSGYAISYHTGSPWLGVLVAGVCGSGFGALHGYLCKLPKVNDIAIGIALMLFGTGLAFFFGKAYIQPSAPRLPSISFGAWSDHPGVRQALEINPLFLLGIALAVFLWWALKNTRYGLTIRTTGDSAPAALALGINVDKVRLLSTMAGGFFAGIGGSFLSLYYPGSWTEGLSSGQGLMAVALVIFARWNPIACFWAALLFGAAGALGPALQSIGISRGYHFFNAAPYILTLLIMIASTSPRRSLKGAPGELSITK, from the coding sequence ATGAGCGGCGACGCCGGCCTCATGACCGTGCTTCTGGCGATGTTCGCCGGAGCCATCCGGGTTTCGACCCCGTTCCTGTTCGTCAGTCTGGGTGAAATGCTGACGGAAAAATCCGGCCGCATCAATCTGGGCCTCGAGGGCACGCTCGTCTTCGGCGCCATGTCGGGCTACGCGATTTCCTATCACACGGGTTCGCCCTGGCTCGGCGTGCTGGTCGCGGGGGTCTGCGGCTCGGGTTTCGGCGCCCTGCACGGCTATCTGTGCAAGCTGCCCAAGGTCAACGACATCGCCATCGGCATTGCCCTGATGCTGTTCGGCACCGGCCTCGCCTTCTTTTTCGGCAAGGCCTATATCCAGCCGTCCGCGCCGCGCCTGCCCTCGATCTCCTTCGGGGCGTGGAGCGACCATCCGGGCGTGCGCCAGGCGCTGGAAATCAATCCTTTGTTCCTGCTCGGCATCGCACTGGCGGTGTTCCTGTGGTGGGCGCTCAAGAACACCCGCTACGGCCTGACGATCCGCACAACCGGCGACAGCGCACCGGCGGCGCTGGCGCTCGGCATCAATGTCGACAAGGTCCGGCTGCTGTCGACCATGGCGGGCGGGTTCTTCGCCGGCATCGGCGGATCCTTCCTGTCGCTCTATTATCCGGGCAGCTGGACGGAGGGCCTGTCATCGGGTCAGGGCCTGATGGCCGTCGCGCTGGTGATCTTCGCCAGGTGGAACCCGATTGCCTGCTTCTGGGCGGCGCTGCTCTTTGGTGCGGCAGGCGCGCTCGGCCCTGCCCTGCAGTCCATCGGCATCTCACGCGGCTACCACTTCTTCAACGCCGCGCCCTACATCCTCACCCTCTTGATCATGATTGCCAGCACCTCGCCCAGACGGTCGCTCAAGGGCGCGCCGGGCGAACTCTCGATCACCAAATAA
- a CDS encoding ABC transporter permease — protein sequence MADTTETPGITVQSSLAADVLDRVRRSAEYVVIPLLALIFSGILFSVFLLALGKSPADFFSLVWRGGFGTSFSWQNTLVRSAPLIFTALCVAIPARLGLVIIGGEGALVLGGFAAAAIAIPMVDWAPGFLLLGVMAIAAMLAGGLWIGCVGALRHYRGVNETIASLLMFYIAVSILNFFVEGALRDPSDPNKPSTRPIGSENMIGAIPGTDVHWGLLVGVVLCGLLFLLMNRTTFGFAAQIAGGNLRAAQAQGLPVGRLVVVSCAIAGACAGLAGFFEVAAIHGKANASLIAGYGFTGILVSFLARHNPLVIIPVAIFLGGIAASGGLIQRRMDLPDATVLVLQGLLFLVILVSETFYGRFSIFKSKGAVQ from the coding sequence ATGGCAGATACCACGGAAACGCCCGGCATAACCGTTCAATCCAGCCTCGCGGCCGACGTCCTGGACAGGGTCCGTCGCTCGGCGGAATATGTGGTCATACCGCTCCTGGCGCTGATCTTTTCGGGCATCCTGTTCTCGGTCTTCCTGCTCGCGCTCGGCAAGTCTCCGGCGGACTTCTTTTCCCTGGTCTGGCGCGGCGGTTTCGGCACCAGCTTTTCCTGGCAGAACACGCTGGTGCGCTCCGCACCGCTCATTTTCACGGCTCTGTGCGTGGCCATTCCGGCGCGGCTCGGTCTCGTCATCATCGGCGGCGAGGGCGCGCTGGTGCTTGGCGGTTTCGCTGCCGCCGCGATCGCCATTCCGATGGTCGACTGGGCGCCGGGCTTCCTCCTGCTCGGCGTGATGGCGATTGCCGCCATGCTCGCCGGCGGCCTGTGGATCGGCTGCGTCGGCGCCCTGCGCCATTATCGGGGCGTCAACGAGACCATCGCCTCGCTGCTGATGTTCTACATTGCCGTCTCGATCCTGAACTTTTTCGTCGAGGGCGCGCTGCGCGATCCCTCCGACCCGAACAAGCCGTCGACCAGGCCGATCGGCTCCGAAAACATGATCGGCGCCATTCCCGGAACGGATGTCCACTGGGGCCTGCTGGTCGGTGTCGTCCTGTGCGGGCTGCTCTTCCTTCTGATGAACCGCACCACGTTCGGGTTCGCAGCCCAGATCGCCGGCGGCAATCTGAGGGCCGCGCAGGCGCAGGGGCTGCCGGTCGGTCGGCTGGTGGTGGTGTCCTGCGCGATCGCCGGAGCCTGTGCCGGTCTGGCGGGTTTCTTCGAGGTCGCCGCCATCCACGGCAAGGCCAATGCCTCGCTGATCGCGGGCTACGGCTTCACCGGGATCCTTGTTTCGTTTCTCGCACGCCACAATCCGCTGGTGATCATCCCCGTGGCCATCTTCCTCGGAGGCATCGCTGCCTCGGGCGGGCTGATCCAGCGGCGCATGGATCTGCCGGACGCGACGGTGCTGGTCCTGCAGGGGCTGCTGTTCCTGGTCATCCTGGTGTCTGAAACCTTCTACGGACGCTTTTCCATCTTCAAGTCGAAGGGAGCTGTCCAATGA
- a CDS encoding BMP family ABC transporter substrate-binding protein translates to MSKFEFSRRSILKSSAAGLAALSSAGLPRLAHASDLTVGIVYVGPRDDFGWNQAHAVAAAALKDVPGVTVVEEENVPETIAVQKSMESMINLDGAKLIFATSFGYYKPFVLDLAAKYTDVEFRHAAPLWTEGDPKNAGSYFGYLDQAHYVDGVAAGLSTASNKLGFVAAKPIGTVLRNINSFLLGARKVNPEATVQVIFTGEWSMPVREAEAANALVDAGCDVLTCHVDGPKVVIETAESRGIKCCGHNASQAPLAPNGFITGAEYKWETIYKMFATDLAEGEPLPNFTGGGFDVDFVRSTPYGAGATEAAIAAADAARADVKAGKPIFVGPINKQDGSPLLAAGASLDNYEPSLDQTDYLIEGVIGSIT, encoded by the coding sequence ATGTCGAAATTCGAATTCTCACGTCGAAGCATCCTGAAATCATCCGCGGCAGGCCTTGCGGCACTGTCCTCGGCCGGGTTGCCGCGGCTGGCGCACGCATCCGACCTGACGGTCGGCATCGTCTATGTCGGTCCTCGCGACGACTTCGGCTGGAACCAGGCCCATGCGGTCGCCGCCGCCGCCCTGAAGGACGTGCCGGGCGTGACGGTCGTCGAGGAAGAGAACGTGCCGGAGACGATCGCGGTCCAGAAGTCGATGGAATCCATGATCAACCTGGATGGCGCCAAGCTGATCTTCGCGACATCCTTCGGCTACTACAAGCCGTTCGTCCTGGATCTCGCCGCGAAATACACCGACGTGGAGTTCCGCCACGCCGCGCCGCTCTGGACCGAAGGCGATCCGAAGAACGCGGGCAGCTATTTCGGTTATCTCGATCAGGCGCATTACGTGGACGGCGTTGCCGCCGGCCTGTCGACGGCCAGCAACAAGCTCGGATTTGTCGCCGCCAAGCCGATCGGTACGGTTCTGCGCAACATCAACTCCTTCCTTCTGGGCGCCCGCAAGGTCAATCCGGAAGCCACTGTCCAGGTGATCTTCACCGGCGAATGGTCGATGCCGGTGCGCGAGGCAGAGGCTGCCAACGCGCTTGTCGATGCGGGTTGCGATGTTCTCACCTGTCATGTCGACGGCCCGAAGGTGGTGATCGAAACCGCTGAATCGCGCGGCATCAAGTGCTGCGGCCACAACGCGTCCCAGGCACCGCTGGCGCCGAACGGCTTCATCACCGGCGCGGAATACAAGTGGGAGACCATCTACAAGATGTTCGCCACGGACCTTGCCGAGGGCGAGCCCCTGCCGAACTTCACCGGTGGCGGCTTCGACGTCGATTTCGTGCGCTCCACACCCTATGGCGCCGGCGCCACGGAAGCCGCGATTGCCGCTGCCGATGCGGCCCGGGCCGACGTCAAGGCCGGCAAGCCGATCTTCGTCGGACCGATCAACAAGCAGGACGGCTCGCCGTTGCTGGCCGCAGGCGCCAGCCTCGACAACTACGAACCTTCACTCGACCAGACCGACTACCTGATCGAGGGCGTGATCGGCTCGATTACCTGA
- a CDS encoding isopenicillin N synthase family dioxygenase, translated as MADLNLPIVDLEPMVSGAPGGLETVAAEIGRAARETGFFYVKNHGVDQALIEKVFTAAHELFAQPLDAKMALTKDFFKTNRGYVPMKGENLDPTQPSDLKEAFNIGLDLAEDDPRIVAGEPFRAVNLWPDLPGWKDVVLAYFNAVWALGRAMHRAVAADLGAEPDYFEDKLDAPMATLRLLHYPPQPAAAEKGQIGAGTHTDYGNITILLPDAVGGLEVRRRDGVWLKAPTIDGAFVCNIGDCLMRWTNDVYVSTPHRVVNSSGLERYSIAFFLDPNPDAEVACLPSCLEAGARPKYAPVSGAGYLKSRLDASYEPVKTALGKDT; from the coding sequence ATGGCTGACCTCAACCTTCCGATTGTCGACCTGGAACCGATGGTCAGCGGAGCGCCCGGCGGTCTGGAGACCGTCGCGGCGGAGATCGGCCGTGCGGCGCGCGAGACCGGATTTTTCTACGTGAAGAACCACGGGGTCGACCAGGCCCTGATCGAAAAGGTCTTTACAGCGGCCCATGAACTCTTCGCGCAGCCGCTCGATGCCAAGATGGCGCTGACGAAGGATTTCTTCAAAACCAATCGCGGCTACGTGCCGATGAAGGGGGAGAACCTCGATCCGACCCAGCCATCCGACCTGAAGGAAGCCTTCAATATCGGTCTGGACCTTGCCGAAGACGATCCGAGGATCGTTGCCGGAGAACCGTTCCGGGCCGTCAATTTATGGCCCGACCTGCCCGGTTGGAAGGACGTCGTTCTGGCCTATTTCAACGCGGTCTGGGCACTCGGCCGGGCCATGCACCGGGCGGTGGCGGCGGATCTCGGCGCGGAGCCCGACTATTTCGAGGACAAGCTCGACGCGCCGATGGCCACACTTCGCCTGCTTCACTATCCGCCGCAGCCCGCGGCTGCGGAGAAGGGGCAGATCGGTGCCGGAACCCACACGGACTACGGCAACATCACAATCCTGCTTCCCGATGCCGTCGGCGGACTGGAAGTGCGCCGGCGCGATGGTGTCTGGCTCAAGGCGCCCACAATAGACGGTGCCTTCGTCTGCAATATCGGCGACTGCCTGATGCGCTGGACCAACGATGTCTACGTGTCGACACCCCATCGGGTGGTCAATTCGAGCGGTCTTGAACGCTATTCCATCGCGTTCTTCCTGGACCCGAACCCGGACGCCGAGGTCGCCTGTCTGCCCAGCTGTCTGGAAGCTGGTGCGCGTCCGAAATACGCGCCGGTCTCCGGGGCCGGCTACCTGAAATCCAGGCTCGATGCGAGTTACGAACCGGTGAAGACCGCCTTGGGCAAGGATACCTGA
- the atzF gene encoding allophanate hydrolase, which yields MFDLPFTLSSLKSAYSGGTSPADIVEEVYRRIDAVGDPGIFIHLLDKREVLEQAAELGAFDASKPLWGIPFVIKDNIDAGGKPTTAACPAYEYQAGEDAFVVRKLRQAGALLIGKTNLDQFATGLVGVRSPYQPPKNAVDPAIVPGGSSSGSAVAVGHGIVGFSLGTDTAGSGRVPAALNNIVGLKPTLGALSATGVVPACRTLDTISIFALTVEDAYTAYQAAAGYDEADAYSRDIATPDMSPVPSKLRIGIPDQGSIEFCGDAVQEQSFRDTVALLKAEGAEIVEIDFTPFYDVAHMLYEGAWVAERHTVIEELMNENLEAVHPVTRKIVGAALDLSATDAFRGFYRLKELARKTEPVLADLDLLCVPTMPTFYSVADLEADPVGPNSRNGTYTNFVNLLDMCGLAVPVAPRSDGRPGNVTLLAPAGRDGFLASVGSRLEQLAPHALGATGWALPAPADLLPVPDTGEIAIAVCGAHMSGMALNGELTGRGARFLKSAETSDAYCLYALAGGPPKRPGLVRGPAGSGNPIELEIWAVPATEVGGFLAGIPAPLGLGTVELSDGTSVTGFICEAAGIEGAENISHLGSWRKFIATATAAQPVAAAE from the coding sequence ATGTTCGATCTTCCCTTTACGCTTTCGTCCCTGAAGTCCGCCTATTCCGGCGGAACCAGCCCCGCGGACATTGTCGAGGAAGTTTACCGGCGGATCGATGCCGTCGGTGATCCCGGCATTTTCATTCACCTCCTCGACAAGCGGGAGGTGCTGGAACAGGCCGCGGAACTCGGAGCCTTTGACGCGTCGAAACCGCTCTGGGGCATTCCCTTTGTCATCAAGGACAATATCGATGCCGGTGGAAAGCCGACCACGGCGGCCTGTCCGGCCTACGAGTATCAGGCGGGGGAAGACGCCTTTGTCGTCAGGAAATTGCGGCAGGCCGGCGCGCTCCTGATCGGCAAGACGAATCTCGACCAGTTCGCGACCGGACTGGTCGGCGTGCGCTCGCCCTACCAGCCACCGAAAAATGCCGTCGATCCTGCCATCGTACCGGGTGGCTCCTCGTCCGGCTCGGCTGTCGCGGTCGGCCACGGCATTGTCGGTTTCTCGCTCGGCACGGACACGGCCGGATCCGGCCGCGTGCCCGCGGCGCTCAACAACATTGTCGGCCTGAAGCCGACGCTTGGCGCCTTGTCGGCAACCGGGGTTGTGCCCGCCTGCCGGACACTGGACACGATTTCGATCTTCGCCCTGACCGTGGAGGATGCGTATACCGCCTACCAGGCAGCCGCCGGATATGACGAGGCCGACGCCTATTCGCGGGACATCGCCACGCCGGACATGTCGCCGGTGCCTTCCAAGCTGCGGATCGGTATTCCGGATCAAGGCTCCATCGAGTTTTGCGGCGATGCCGTTCAGGAACAGTCCTTCCGCGACACGGTGGCGCTGTTGAAAGCGGAGGGCGCGGAGATCGTCGAGATCGATTTCACGCCCTTCTACGATGTCGCGCACATGCTCTACGAGGGGGCCTGGGTGGCCGAACGCCATACGGTCATCGAGGAGCTGATGAATGAAAATCTCGAAGCCGTTCACCCGGTAACCCGCAAGATCGTCGGGGCGGCACTGGACCTGAGCGCGACCGATGCCTTCCGGGGTTTCTACCGGCTGAAGGAACTCGCCCGCAAGACGGAGCCCGTCCTGGCCGACCTGGACCTTCTGTGCGTGCCGACCATGCCGACCTTCTACAGCGTGGCGGACCTTGAGGCCGACCCGGTCGGTCCGAATTCGCGCAACGGCACCTACACCAATTTCGTCAACCTGCTGGACATGTGCGGCCTTGCCGTGCCGGTGGCGCCGCGCTCCGATGGGCGCCCCGGAAATGTGACCCTGCTGGCGCCCGCCGGCCGCGACGGCTTCCTGGCATCCGTCGGCAGCCGGCTGGAGCAGTTGGCACCGCACGCGCTCGGCGCGACCGGCTGGGCCTTGCCCGCGCCTGCGGATCTTCTGCCGGTTCCGGATACCGGCGAAATCGCCATCGCGGTCTGCGGCGCGCACATGTCCGGCATGGCGCTGAACGGCGAGCTGACGGGCCGCGGTGCGCGCTTCCTCAAGAGCGCCGAAACCAGCGACGCCTATTGCCTTTATGCGCTTGCCGGCGGTCCGCCGAAACGGCCGGGTCTCGTGCGCGGTCCAGCCGGGTCCGGCAATCCGATCGAGCTGGAAATCTGGGCAGTGCCGGCGACCGAAGTCGGCGGTTTCCTGGCGGGTATCCCGGCGCCGCTCGGTCTGGGCACCGTCGAACTCTCCGACGGAACCAGCGTGACCGGTTTCATTTGTGAAGCTGCCGGGATCGAGGGAGCGGAGAACATTTCCCATCTCGGCAGCTGGCGGAAATTCATCGCAACCGCTACGGCGGCCCAGCCGGTCGCGGCGGCCGAATGA
- a CDS encoding dipeptide ABC transporter ATP-binding protein, translated as MSLLSIKDLKVSFKTRRGDVDAVRGVSLEVAKGEVLGIVGESGSGKSVTSYALMRLLESNGRIAGGALTYGGIDLCSVRENAMRDLRGREISMIFQNPRAALNPIRKVGHQIEDVLRRHAKATRSNARAEAIKALEAVKIRDPQARYNAYPFELSGGMCQRIVIALALACDPKLLIADEPTTGLDITTQKAVMDLIAELIAERGMSAMVITHDLGLAAQYCDRIVVMKDGEVVEEGDAARLFTAPGHAYTRKLVDATPRAGASVRSLLPADLRTPAPVLPASDMPLLEVRDLVKTYQGKSGPVHAVKGISFSVRKGQSVGLVGESGCGKSTTSSILVRLADPTSGEILFNGEDLAKTPAKDFARDPRRASIQMVFQDATDSFNPRHTARHSIGEPLARLTGLSGKQRQARIDELADLVGLPRPLLDRFPHQLSGGQKARVGIARAIAVDPDFLILDEPTAALDVSIQAIVLNLLVDLRARLGISYLFVSHDLHVVRLLCDHVIVMRDGEIVEAGPSAQVMDRPSHPYTQELLAAAPAPPALSEPTSSAAE; from the coding sequence ATGAGCCTACTGTCGATCAAGGATCTGAAAGTCTCCTTCAAGACCCGGCGCGGCGACGTCGACGCGGTGCGCGGCGTGTCGCTGGAGGTCGCCAAGGGCGAAGTTCTCGGCATTGTCGGCGAATCTGGATCCGGCAAGTCGGTCACATCCTACGCGCTGATGCGGCTCCTGGAGAGCAATGGCCGCATCGCCGGCGGCGCGCTGACCTATGGCGGCATCGACCTCTGCAGCGTCAGGGAAAACGCGATGCGGGACCTGCGCGGCCGGGAAATTTCCATGATCTTCCAGAACCCGCGCGCGGCGCTCAACCCGATCCGCAAGGTCGGGCACCAGATCGAGGATGTGCTGCGCCGCCATGCCAAGGCGACCCGGTCCAATGCGCGCGCGGAGGCGATCAAGGCGCTGGAGGCGGTCAAGATCCGCGACCCGCAAGCGCGCTACAACGCTTATCCGTTCGAGCTTTCCGGCGGCATGTGCCAGCGCATCGTCATCGCGCTCGCGCTCGCCTGCGACCCCAAGCTCCTGATCGCGGACGAGCCGACCACCGGCCTCGACATCACCACCCAGAAGGCGGTGATGGACCTGATCGCGGAATTGATCGCCGAACGGGGCATGAGCGCCATGGTGATCACGCATGACCTCGGCCTCGCCGCGCAATATTGCGACCGGATCGTGGTGATGAAGGACGGCGAAGTCGTCGAGGAAGGCGACGCGGCGCGCCTGTTCACGGCGCCCGGGCACGCCTATACGCGCAAGCTGGTCGACGCCACGCCGCGGGCCGGAGCTTCCGTTCGTTCGCTGTTGCCCGCGGACCTGCGCACGCCGGCACCGGTCCTGCCGGCCTCTGACATGCCTCTTCTGGAAGTCCGGGACCTGGTGAAAACCTACCAGGGCAAATCCGGGCCCGTTCATGCGGTCAAGGGGATCTCCTTCTCGGTCAGGAAAGGCCAGAGCGTCGGTCTCGTGGGCGAGTCCGGCTGCGGCAAGTCGACGACCTCTTCCATTCTCGTGCGCCTTGCCGATCCGACCAGCGGCGAAATTCTGTTCAACGGCGAGGATCTGGCGAAAACACCCGCAAAGGACTTTGCCCGCGATCCCCGAAGGGCGTCGATCCAGATGGTGTTCCAGGACGCCACCGACAGCTTCAATCCCCGCCACACGGCGCGCCATTCCATCGGCGAACCTCTGGCGCGCCTGACGGGCCTGTCAGGCAAACAGCGTCAGGCACGTATCGACGAGCTGGCGGATCTGGTTGGTCTGCCGCGTCCCCTGCTCGACAGGTTTCCGCATCAGCTGTCGGGAGGCCAGAAGGCGCGCGTCGGCATTGCCCGGGCGATTGCCGTCGATCCGGACTTCCTCATCCTGGACGAGCCGACCGCGGCGCTGGACGTGTCCATCCAGGCGATCGTGCTCAACCTGCTGGTCGACCTCAGGGCCAGGCTCGGCATCAGTTATCTCTTCGTCAGCCACGACCTGCATGTCGTGCGCCTGCTCTGCGACCACGTCATCGTGATGCGCGACGGCGAGATCGTCGAGGCGGGGCCGTCCGCGCAGGTCATGGACAGGCCGTCCCATCCCTACACACAGGAATTGCTGGCGGCGGCCCCCGCGCCGCCTGCCCTTTCGGAGCCGACCAGCTCCGCCGCCGAATGA
- a CDS encoding ABC transporter permease — translation MSDVTATPASASQPDGALAHVGYVLRSNPVTLLAFAMFAVLLVAAVLGPVLVPYDPMASNAALALQPPSLDHWFGTDNLGRDVFSRVIVATRLDLAISVAAVALSFLIGSILGSVAGYWGGWIDAVLNRLFDTIMAFPLFVLAMGIVAALGNTVENIVYATAVINIPFYARLVRAEVNIRRDAGFAQAAKLAGNSDVRVLALHIFPNALPPMMVQVSLNLGWAILNAAGLSFIGLGVRPPTAEWGIMVAEGANFIVSGEWWLAIFPGFALMFAVFTFNLLGDGLRDIVDPRQRS, via the coding sequence ATGAGTGATGTCACCGCCACGCCCGCATCTGCCAGCCAGCCCGACGGCGCGCTTGCGCATGTCGGCTACGTGCTGCGCTCCAACCCGGTGACCCTGCTGGCTTTCGCCATGTTCGCGGTTCTTCTGGTCGCGGCGGTCCTCGGGCCCGTGCTTGTGCCTTACGATCCGATGGCCTCGAATGCGGCGCTGGCGCTTCAGCCGCCGTCTTTGGACCACTGGTTCGGCACCGACAATCTGGGCCGGGACGTTTTCAGCCGGGTGATCGTGGCCACGCGGCTGGATCTGGCGATTTCCGTCGCCGCCGTGGCCCTGTCCTTCCTGATCGGCTCGATCCTCGGCAGCGTTGCCGGCTACTGGGGCGGCTGGATCGATGCGGTGCTCAACCGCCTGTTCGATACGATCATGGCCTTTCCCCTGTTCGTCCTGGCCATGGGCATCGTCGCGGCGCTGGGCAACACGGTGGAAAATATCGTCTATGCCACCGCCGTCATCAACATTCCCTTCTACGCAAGGCTGGTCAGGGCGGAAGTCAACATCCGCCGGGACGCCGGTTTCGCGCAGGCGGCCAAGCTGGCCGGCAATTCCGATGTTCGCGTGCTGGCCTTGCACATCTTCCCGAACGCGCTGCCGCCGATGATGGTGCAGGTGTCGCTCAACCTGGGCTGGGCGATCCTGAACGCCGCCGGTCTGAGCTTCATCGGCCTCGGCGTGCGCCCGCCGACGGCGGAATGGGGCATCATGGTCGCGGAAGGCGCCAACTTCATTGTCTCCGGCGAATGGTGGCTGGCGATCTTTCCCGGATTTGCACTGATGTTCGCCGTTTTCACCTTCAACCTCCTGGGAGACGGGCTGCGCGACATTGTCGACCCCCGGCAACGCTCATGA
- a CDS encoding ABC transporter permease codes for MAGRLSTIGLRITHAIPVILGVVVVSFLLTRALPGDPAVYFAGAAADEQSIAEIRTALGLDKPLAEQFLIYAGDILTGDLGNSLSTGQPVLQDLANRLPASLELTLTALLLSCSIAIPLGVLAATRPGSAVDHLCRVLVTAGVSLPTFFTGVVLIYVFYYLLGIAPSPLGRLDFIYIEPDHVTGFYLIDAAIAGDWETWTGALKQLVLPATTLALFTLAPLARMTRAAMLSALSSDYIRTARAAGLTEDKVLFTYAFRNALLPVITTLGMVFSFTLGANVLVEKVFAWPGIGSYAVEALVVSDYAAVQGFVLAMALLFVALNLVIDLTYTLIDPRIGFETK; via the coding sequence ATGGCCGGTCGCCTGTCGACAATCGGGCTAAGGATCACACATGCCATTCCCGTGATCCTGGGGGTGGTCGTGGTCAGCTTCCTGCTGACCCGCGCCCTTCCCGGCGACCCGGCCGTCTATTTCGCCGGTGCCGCGGCCGACGAACAGTCGATCGCGGAAATCCGGACGGCGCTCGGGCTCGACAAGCCGCTGGCCGAACAGTTCCTGATCTATGCCGGGGACATTCTGACCGGCGATCTCGGCAACTCGCTGTCCACGGGACAGCCGGTCCTGCAGGACCTGGCCAACCGGTTGCCGGCGTCCCTTGAACTCACACTCACGGCGCTGCTGCTGTCCTGCAGCATCGCCATTCCGCTTGGCGTGCTGGCAGCAACACGCCCCGGGTCGGCAGTCGATCACCTGTGCCGGGTGCTCGTTACGGCAGGGGTATCGCTGCCGACCTTTTTTACCGGTGTGGTTCTCATCTACGTTTTCTACTACCTGCTCGGCATCGCCCCCTCGCCATTGGGCAGGCTCGACTTCATCTATATCGAACCGGACCATGTCACCGGCTTCTACCTGATCGACGCGGCCATTGCCGGCGACTGGGAAACATGGACCGGCGCGCTCAAGCAGCTGGTGTTGCCGGCCACGACGCTGGCCCTGTTCACCCTGGCGCCGTTGGCGCGGATGACCCGTGCGGCGATGCTGAGTGCGCTTTCTTCCGACTACATCCGGACCGCGCGCGCGGCCGGTCTCACCGAGGACAAGGTGCTGTTCACCTATGCCTTCCGCAACGCGCTCCTGCCGGTCATCACCACGCTCGGCATGGTGTTCTCCTTCACGCTCGGAGCGAATGTGCTGGTGGAAAAGGTCTTTGCCTGGCCCGGCATCGGCTCCTATGCGGTCGAGGCGCTTGTGGTCTCCGACTATGCCGCCGTCCAGGGCTTTGTGCTGGCGATGGCGCTTCTGTTCGTCGCGCTGAACCTGGTGATCGATCTCACCTACACGCTCATCGACCCCCGCATCGGATTTGAAACCAAATGA